The sequence GCTGGTCAGCAGGCCGGTGGCCGCGTAGACGTAGCGCGTCTGCAGGGCGCCGACGCTGCGGCTGGTCAGCCGGCCGCGCAGGTCGTAGGCCAGGGCGATGATCGTGCCGTCGGGCTGCGTGATGCTCAGCGGCCGGCCTTCGGCGTCGTAGGCGGTGTACTGGGTCACCAGTCCGGCCGGATCGGTCACCGTCGTGAGCTTGCCCTGAGTGTCATAGGCATAGCGGGTCGTGCGGTTGGTCGGCGCGGTTTCCTCGACCAGCTGGCCCAGCGCGTTGTAGGCGTAGGTCCAGGTGCTCGCCGCACCGACCGGCGCCGCGTCGAAGCCCTGGCTGCCGCTGGCGTCGGCGGTGGGCTGGACCGTGTATTTGACGGTACGGCCCAAGGGGTCGAGTTCGTAGGTTTCGAGCTGGAACGGCGAAGCCTGCGCGACCGGCAGGCGGAACGCCGGCGACCAGCGCGTGCTGATGGTCTGTGCGTCCGGCGTGCCTTCGGCGACGGTCCGGCTGATCTCGAGGTTGCGCACCGGGTCGTAGCGGTAGCTGGTGACCATGCCGTTGAAATCGGTGTAGCGGACGCGCTTGTTCTTGGCGTCGTAACTCTGCGTGCGCTGGCTCGCGGGCGTGGTGGCGGTGGCCGGCAGCACTTCGCCGACCGCCTGGGTGGTGCCCAGCGCGGTGGACATCGCATAGCTGCGCTGCACGCGGTAGGGATCGGTCACCGTGACGGTGCTGACTTCGCCCTGGCCGTCGACCGCGTAGCTCAGGTCGTGGCGGTCGACCTCGCCGGCGTTCCACATCGCGATGGTGCGGCCCGTTTGCGGGTCGTAGCGCCACGAGGCGAACACGACGTTGCGCTCGTCGATCAGGTCGGTCAGGTAGGCCGGCCGGCCCATGATCGGCGTCTCGGTCTGAAATTCGTAGCGGTACTGGCGCTGGCTGCCGTCGGCGTAGGTCACCGAGGCCAGGTTGTACGCGCCGGACACGCCAGCCGCATAGCCGAAGCGGATCGTTTGGCCGCCCGGCGTGACGAGCTGCTGGATCCAGTCGCCGTCGTACTGGATCGTGAGCGAACGCTGGAAGCTGTCGGTGACCTGCGTGATGCGGTTCTGCGCGTCGGTGGCGAAGGTCAGCGTCGTGCCGTTGCGGAAGGTCTGGCTCACGGGGGCGAGCTGGAGGTTGAAGCGGATGACCGATTCGTCCCACGAGGTGAACAGCCAGCCGTCGCTGGACTGGGTCAGCCGGGGCGCGGAATCGTCGTCGCCACGCCAGAGCCGATTGGCGTAGAAGCCGCTCGGTGCCGGAATGACGCAACCCAGCCGGTCGACCTGCAGGCTACCGCCCGGGCAGCGTGCATAGCGG is a genomic window of Chitinimonas koreensis containing:
- a CDS encoding RHS repeat domain-containing protein, which gives rise to MHSYSSAFARMVLALRACLHAGRFNLRPLIRSKIPLPLALLIFALSSLPTFSASGYALYEANGMHSSLAQAKASFDATYRRYNGAPQYYCDGSMWRWDFDGTATSPSWRGTPTGTCIHAFNLNIRAVCAYGYTPRMEGQSVMCCEGNSASCDAPPPLPKHTQDKAVPDKASCNDACGIPMAVGDPVGLDRGRTLVDEVDYPGVAPSPLRFERHYDNLRVSLGASPAGGNWESTGWTHTYDIRLVPQRDEQGVPRMAVKIGAKVITFALVDGTPKDDAVNPLVHVPPVVEPGDRGYWRDAWGRIINDFEVCQSHGTPGLYHHLWYQSSPPDWTPASLIGQFASCTAGDMEHHVRYARCPGGSLQVDRLGCVIPAPSGFYANRLWRGDDDSAPRLTQSSDGWLFTSWDESVIRFNLQLAPVSQTFRNGTTLTFATDAQNRITQVTDSFQRSLTIQYDGDWIQQLVTPGGQTIRFGYAAGVSGAYNLASVTYADGSQRQYRYEFQTETPIMGRPAYLTDLIDERNVVFASWRYDPQTGRTIAMWNAGEVDRHDLSYAVDGQGEVSTVTVTDPYRVQRSYAMSTALGTTQAVGEVLPATATTPASQRTQSYDAKNKRVRYTDFNGMVTSYRYDPVRNLEISRTVAEGTPDAQTISTRWSPAFRLPVAQASPFQLETYELDPLGRTVKYTVQPTADASGSQGFDAAPVGAASTWTYAYNALGQLVEETAPTNRTTRYAYDTQGKLTTVTDPAGLVTQYTAYDAEGRPLSITQPDGTIIALAYDLRGRLTSRSVGALQTRYVYAATGLLTSVVTPDRTVNYDYDDAHRLIAIRDTLGNRIAYTLDATGKRTREDVVDSSGSLATLMRTIESDLQPLAQPQAPKAS